The Littorina saxatilis isolate snail1 linkage group LG13, US_GU_Lsax_2.0, whole genome shotgun sequence genome contains a region encoding:
- the LOC138945848 gene encoding microfibril-associated glycoprotein 4-like — translation MCTKPPSGDDSMLIRSTWPLSQKDFDLTGLDALQMLTSRQQYELRVDLMMWNGTKGYATYNNFFISNSSDNYRLNFDSFTEGNAGDSLSYHRGCQFSTWDRNNDQWIYNCAQENQGAWWYRDCSSACLNGEYMPSSTAPVGC, via the exons ATGTGCACGAAGCCGCCGTCAGGGGATGACTCCATGTTGATAAGGTCCACCTGGCCTCTGTCGCAGAAAGACTTTGACCTGACAG GTCTTGATGCCCTGCAGATGTTGACGTCCAGACAGCAGTATGAACTACGCGTGGATCTGATGATGTGGAACGGAACAAAAGGTTACGCCACCTACAACAACTTCTTCATCAGCAACAGCAGCGACAACTACCGTCTGAACTTTGACAGCTTCACAGAGGGGAACGCTG GTGACAGCCTGAGCTATCATCGCGGTTGCCAGTTCAGCACGTGGGACAGGAACAACGACCAGTGGATCTACAACTGTGCACAGGAAAACCAAGGCGCCTGGTGGTACCGTGACTGCTCCTCCGCCTGCCTGAACGGGGAGTACATGCCCAGCAGCACTGCTCCAG TTGGATGTTGA
- the LOC138945849 gene encoding uncharacterized protein — translation MIGAPCILQSDNGREFVASVVDELKNMWQNLRIVHGRARHPQSQGSVERLNADVKQMLLAWTIDNGTSNWSEGVRFVQLQKNSSPHRNLQNKTPYEVLFGEKPRLGPQKTFLPKEVADVLTTEEELESAIREMTGAEDVDDEAMTVPEITGPEGVTDEAMAIPELTGAAELVAQDVMAVDKEDAAASADLETGDEESAQSDCSQADPRSQEEENDNTSDDPTVAEHMKKIRACRAEASLGQEKSSAQMLSSSNAKLPSLNVGDCVLLPVSEFDRGRLDARNIPGVVSKIIEHGAYRIATKHCVVNTAYSRNQLQKADCQILKLQDTNPAVSSFRKIATKHSAHGGQGYAKCACQTSCSSKRCACGKSGTLCHSHCHPKNSKLM, via the coding sequence ATGATTGGCGCTCCGTGTATCCTCCAAAGCGACAATGGTCGAGAATTTGTTGCTTCAGTGGTTGACGAACTCAAAAACATGTGGCAAAACCTTCGCATTGTACATGGGCGGGCTCGACATCCCCAGAGCCAGGGTTCAGTTGAGCGATTGAACGCAGATGTGAAGCAAATGCTGTTAGCGTGGACCATTGACAACGGCACCAGTAACTGGTCTGAAGGGGTCCGCTTTGTCCAGCTACAAAAGAATTCATCCCCACACAGAAATCTGCAGAACAAAACTCCATACGAGGTGTTGTTTGGGGAAAAACCGAGATTGGGTCCGCAGAAGACCTTTCTGCCTAAAGAAGTTGCAGACGTGCTGACGACAGAGGAAGAGCTGGAATCTGCCATACGAGAGATGACAGGGGCCGAGGATGTTGATGACGAGGCCATGACCGTACCAGAGATAACAGGGCCAGAGGGAGTTACAGACGAAGCCATGGCCATACCAGAGTTGACAGGGGCGGCAGAACTCGTTGCTCAAGACGTTATGGCAGTAGACAAAGAAGATGCTGCTGCCAGTGCAGATTTAGAGACTGGAGATGAGGAATCAGCACAATCCGATTGTTCCCAGGCAgatcccagatctcaagaagaagagaatgACAATACATCTGATGACCCCACAGTTGCTGAACACATGAAGAAGATAAGGGCGTGCCGAGCGGAGGCTTCACTTGGCCAAGAAAAAAGTAGTGCTCAAATGCTGTCTTCAAGCAATGCCAAACTACCCTCCCTAAACGTCGGGGACTGTGTCCTACTTCCAGTGTCTGAGTTTGACAGGGGTCGACTCGACGCCAGAAATATCCCCGGAGTCGTGTCTAAAATCATAGAACACGGCGCGTATAGGATCGCTACAAAGCACTGCGTCGTCAATACTGCTTATTCCAGAAACCAGTTACAGAAGGCAGATTGTCAAATCCTAAAGCTTCAAGATACAAACCCAGCCGTTTCTTCTTTTAGAAAAATCGCTACAAAGCATTCCGCCCATGGTGGTCAGGGGTATGCAAAATGCGCCTGTCAGACATCCTGCAGCTCCAAGAGATGCGCTTGTGGAAAAAGCGGCACTCTCTGCCACAGTCACTGCCACCCGAAAAACAGcaaattaatgtaa